The Methanoplanus sp. FWC-SCC4 genome has a window encoding:
- a CDS encoding LSM domain-containing protein, whose product MTKRPLEILDKALNQKPVIVSLKGGREIRGILQGYDVHMNLVLENAEEEIDGVTQKAGTLIVRGDNVIYISPSVE is encoded by the coding sequence ATGACAAAAAGACCGTTGGAAATTTTAGATAAGGCACTTAACCAGAAGCCCGTAATTGTAAGCCTCAAGGGAGGAAGAGAAATTCGCGGAATTCTTCAGGGTTACGATGTTCACATGAACCTTGTGCTTGAGAATGCAGAAGAAGAGATAGATGGTGTCACACAAAAAGCCGGCACTCTCATTGTCCGTGGAGATAATGTTATCTACATCTCTCCGTCAGTAGAGTAA
- a CDS encoding cell division protein SepF — MAKKFASLFKRNNQPDESDYMELDLASIETSGSGSGSPASMYVKIATINELRDTPRIKDEVYNGNIVIVDIGRLKMDKITYERVLKDLRDVAMDVNGDIVGLGDQKYVILTPMSVKVSRDKIGGA, encoded by the coding sequence ATGGCTAAGAAGTTCGCATCCCTTTTCAAAAGGAATAACCAACCCGATGAGTCGGACTATATGGAGCTTGATCTGGCTTCAATTGAGACATCGGGCTCAGGTTCCGGTTCACCAGCTTCAATGTACGTAAAAATAGCTACGATAAATGAACTGCGGGACACCCCCCGTATAAAAGATGAGGTTTACAACGGAAATATTGTAATTGTTGATATCGGGCGTCTTAAGATGGATAAAATAACCTATGAGCGTGTCTTAAAGGATCTCCGCGATGTCGCAATGGATGTAAACGGCGATATCGTTGGTCTTGGCGACCAGAAATATGTAATTCTTACACCAATGTCTGTAAAAGTCTCCCGTGATAAGATTGGAGGAGCCTGA
- a CDS encoding 4a-hydroxytetrahydrobiopterin dehydratase produces the protein MMHMNALMDMHNERCDPDVGRTAPLTRKEVLSLVPKVTGWEIRESKLRRLYRGENFEDCVIFLDDLTDLCNTQCHYPDISISKGRLIEVSWYTYASGGLTRNDFIMASKMNSSEKFNI, from the coding sequence ATGATGCATATGAATGCTCTGATGGACATGCATAATGAGAGATGTGATCCCGATGTGGGGAGGACTGCACCTCTGACAAGGAAGGAGGTTCTTTCTCTTGTTCCGAAAGTTACCGGGTGGGAAATTCGGGAGAGTAAACTCCGGAGACTTTACAGAGGCGAAAATTTTGAAGACTGCGTTATATTTCTGGATGATCTGACCGATTTGTGCAATACCCAGTGCCATTATCCTGACATCAGCATTTCAAAGGGGAGGCTGATTGAGGTTTCATGGTATACATATGCAAGCGGCGGACTGACAAGAAATGACTTTATAATGGCATCAAAAATGAACAGCAGTGAAAAATTTAATATTTAG
- a CDS encoding 50S ribosomal protein L37e, with translation MSKGTPSRGKRQKTTHIVCRRCGRISFHERHKVCSACGFGKSTKMRKYNWVTKKSKTPTH, from the coding sequence ATGAGTAAAGGAACGCCATCAAGAGGCAAAAGACAGAAAACAACACACATTGTGTGCAGAAGATGCGGAAGAATATCATTCCATGAGCGCCACAAGGTATGCTCTGCATGCGGCTTTGGAAAGAGCACAAAGATGCGCAAGTACAACTGGGTAACCAAGAAATCAAAAACACCAACCCACTAA
- a CDS encoding RNA-binding protein: protein MGKLSVRKRYTVRKSKLSKIYESLREQIGDSAELYKSDRVEIVETTGDAVIYLVDKKPLLMDLDGIVFPTLRGAIAFPFPERRVVVDSGAISFMAKGADLMRPGIVSLTDDIEKDLPFVIVEESYNKPLAIGIASMDGADIESAEKGKVAKNIHYVGDDIWSLEI, encoded by the coding sequence ATGGGTAAACTGAGTGTCAGAAAGCGTTATACTGTTCGTAAATCCAAGCTTTCAAAAATATATGAATCACTCCGTGAACAGATTGGTGATTCAGCGGAACTGTATAAATCAGACCGGGTTGAGATAGTCGAGACAACCGGTGATGCAGTAATTTACCTTGTCGACAAAAAACCGCTTCTGATGGATTTGGATGGAATTGTGTTTCCTACATTACGGGGAGCAATTGCATTTCCTTTTCCTGAAAGAAGGGTCGTTGTGGATTCGGGTGCGATATCATTCATGGCAAAGGGCGCTGATCTCATGCGTCCCGGTATTGTATCACTGACAGATGATATCGAAAAAGATCTTCCCTTTGTGATCGTTGAGGAATCATACAATAAGCCCCTTGCAATAGGAATTGCCTCAATGGACGGTGCTGATATTGAGAGTGCCGAAAAAGGAAAGGTTGCAAAGAATATCCATTATGTCGGAGATGACATATGGAGCCTTGAGATTTAG
- the purF gene encoding amidophosphoribosyltransferase, translating into MCGIVGIVDAGGVSFPLYYALYALQHRGQESAGITTFDGERLHKCKDQGLVADIFNADILKELKGDVGVGHVRYPTTGSKIPENIQPFNFTFQNKKISVAHNGNLTNTTELRKKFEDRGQIFCTSTDTEVIGNIIVDELRKTDKMEDAVLSCMKNLEGSYSVVIMINDKIYAFRDPLGIRPLCIGKTREGYIVCSETVAIDALNGELIRDVKPGEMLCISSEGVKCTQITEASSHGHCIFEYIYFARADSVIDGRLVYDVRRRIGESLHQEAPVDADIISPVPDSGIAHATGYSESSGIPYREGLIKNRYMGRTFIMPNQEARENAVRIKLNPVKQHLNSKSVVLVDDSIVRGTTSRRIIDIVKDAGAREVHMRIGSPPIKAPCYLGVDMPTREELIASKKTNDEVCEQIGATSLHHVSLESLIKATGIPNDDLCVGCITGEYPLCIKGEKGCPRHIEYVAGTFQSDLKDF; encoded by the coding sequence ATGTGCGGAATCGTTGGCATCGTCGATGCTGGCGGCGTATCATTCCCGTTATATTACGCTCTCTATGCGCTCCAGCACAGGGGCCAGGAGAGTGCGGGAATTACCACTTTTGACGGTGAAAGACTCCATAAGTGCAAAGACCAGGGTCTGGTAGCCGATATTTTCAATGCAGATATTTTAAAAGAACTAAAAGGCGATGTCGGTGTAGGGCATGTAAGATACCCAACCACAGGCTCTAAAATTCCGGAGAACATCCAGCCTTTTAACTTTACATTTCAAAACAAAAAAATCTCAGTCGCCCACAACGGAAACCTGACAAACACAACGGAACTTCGGAAAAAATTCGAAGACAGGGGACAAATATTCTGCACTTCAACCGATACCGAAGTAATAGGCAATATCATTGTGGATGAACTAAGAAAGACGGATAAAATGGAGGACGCAGTCCTTTCATGCATGAAAAATCTTGAGGGTTCTTATTCTGTCGTCATAATGATAAATGACAAAATATACGCTTTCCGCGATCCTCTTGGAATCCGCCCCCTCTGCATTGGAAAAACAAGAGAAGGATACATCGTCTGTTCTGAAACAGTAGCAATCGACGCTTTAAACGGAGAACTAATCCGGGATGTAAAACCCGGCGAGATGCTCTGCATCTCATCTGAAGGTGTAAAGTGCACACAGATTACAGAGGCCTCATCACACGGACACTGCATATTTGAATATATCTACTTTGCCCGTGCTGATTCTGTAATTGACGGAAGACTGGTTTATGACGTCCGCCGCAGAATCGGAGAATCACTTCATCAAGAAGCACCGGTCGATGCGGATATTATATCCCCGGTTCCTGACTCAGGGATTGCCCATGCAACCGGATATTCCGAGAGCTCAGGTATACCTTACAGGGAAGGTCTTATCAAAAACCGCTACATGGGAAGGACATTTATCATGCCTAACCAGGAAGCGAGGGAAAATGCAGTAAGAATCAAGCTCAACCCGGTAAAACAGCATCTGAATAGTAAGTCGGTTGTGCTGGTGGACGACAGTATTGTTAGAGGTACAACCTCACGCCGCATAATTGACATCGTTAAGGATGCAGGGGCAAGAGAGGTTCACATGAGAATCGGTTCACCGCCGATTAAGGCGCCGTGCTATCTCGGCGTTGATATGCCTACAAGAGAAGAGCTTATTGCAAGCAAAAAAACAAACGATGAAGTCTGTGAACAGATCGGAGCAACATCGCTTCATCATGTCTCACTGGAGTCACTAATTAAGGCAACAGGTATTCCAAATGACGACCTCTGTGTCGGGTGCATCACAGGCGAATATCCGCTTTGCATAAAAGGCGAGAAGGGATGCCCAAGGCACATTGAATATGTGGCCGGAACCTTCCAGAGTGATCTTAAAGACTTTTAA
- a CDS encoding PKD domain-containing protein: MNPNSRTLLYTTILLGLFLLLSVMPVMAAEYTVSGEFREITNDTGVKWNPLVSDKYVIWTEKEQKGQSLYISELKTGEINPVESSRYTSFLTDISGSLVVWGEKRSFSSPSQIIIYNAEDKTKNYVSQYPANQGTPAISDESIVWLDGRYRGYTNIMVHDQKTGKTGLLRESRTSDKHSPTISGDFLYWTEKGTLYKKPLSGGTAQNLYSPVPNDFSVSSGRAVWEVKEGDSYTILLFDENTGTIKNISENLKNPGNPKISGPFIVWGDSESENQNIILHDLSTSISAFVYSGKGDLRSPDIWERNIVWTDKTGNDYRIVYFEISGSDTPKAFFEADVRDGLAPLNVKFSSGAAITPGVLTNFKWDFGDGETSLETDPAHIYKIPGSYNVSLTVSNIYGSTTKTLPGYITTGALPLADFSEDEITGEMPFTTRFYDHSSGIITGRLWNFGDGTGSVLKNPQHIYQSAGKYTVSLTVKNSYGGVTRTKTDLVDVGGAPKAAFVYSYDEKSTPEKPVVSFSDISSGEADSWLWYFGDNTFSEEQNPVHTFETPGVYDVSLKVENRYGSDIHTERNVAIARMSEYPVEKIIIVPGSAGAIKGDVIRFVAAATDTKGVTRIVYPNWSVGDESVASISKEGMFTAENQGKTKVFAEFSGIRASAEVVIGNERYSKKGVLPALFIPELPDKAMEDTKELAKIFYSGSE; encoded by the coding sequence ATGAACCCGAATTCCCGAACACTGCTATACACAACAATACTTCTGGGACTTTTTTTGCTGTTATCCGTAATGCCGGTTATGGCAGCAGAATACACAGTATCCGGCGAATTCAGGGAAATAACAAACGACACGGGCGTCAAATGGAATCCTCTTGTTTCAGACAAATATGTTATCTGGACAGAGAAGGAACAAAAGGGCCAGTCCCTGTATATCAGCGAACTGAAGACCGGTGAGATAAATCCTGTTGAATCATCACGATATACCTCCTTTTTGACTGATATCTCAGGCAGCCTTGTGGTATGGGGGGAGAAAAGATCATTCTCCTCGCCCTCACAAATTATAATTTACAACGCTGAGGATAAGACAAAAAATTATGTCTCCCAATACCCGGCAAATCAGGGAACTCCGGCTATTTCGGATGAGTCAATAGTCTGGCTTGACGGACGCTACCGCGGCTATACAAACATAATGGTGCATGACCAAAAAACAGGAAAAACGGGACTTTTAAGGGAGTCACGGACAAGCGACAAGCATTCACCAACAATTTCCGGCGATTTTCTGTATTGGACTGAGAAGGGAACGCTATATAAAAAGCCGCTTTCGGGCGGAACCGCACAAAACCTTTACAGCCCTGTTCCGAATGATTTTTCGGTCTCATCGGGAAGGGCAGTCTGGGAAGTAAAGGAAGGCGATTCATACACCATTTTGCTGTTTGATGAGAACACAGGCACAATTAAAAATATTTCCGAAAATTTGAAAAACCCCGGAAATCCGAAAATATCAGGGCCGTTTATTGTTTGGGGAGATTCAGAGAGCGAAAACCAGAATATAATCCTGCACGATCTCTCAACTTCAATATCCGCATTCGTATATTCGGGAAAAGGCGACCTGAGAAGTCCGGATATTTGGGAGAGAAACATAGTCTGGACTGACAAAACAGGGAATGATTACAGGATAGTATATTTTGAAATATCAGGATCGGATACACCAAAAGCATTCTTCGAAGCGGATGTAAGGGACGGGCTTGCCCCTCTGAATGTTAAATTCTCATCAGGTGCGGCGATAACACCAGGTGTTTTAACAAACTTTAAGTGGGATTTCGGAGACGGTGAAACATCTTTGGAAACCGACCCTGCCCATATCTACAAAATCCCCGGCTCATACAATGTCTCGCTTACAGTTTCAAATATCTACGGAAGCACGACAAAGACACTTCCCGGATACATCACAACAGGGGCACTGCCCTTAGCTGACTTCAGCGAGGATGAGATAACAGGAGAGATGCCGTTTACAACCAGATTCTATGATCACTCATCAGGCATCATCACGGGAAGGTTGTGGAACTTTGGAGACGGAACAGGCTCTGTTCTCAAAAACCCGCAGCATATCTACCAGAGTGCCGGAAAATATACCGTAAGCCTTACTGTTAAAAACAGCTACGGAGGGGTTACCAGGACAAAGACAGATCTGGTGGATGTTGGGGGTGCGCCCAAAGCCGCTTTTGTCTACAGCTATGATGAAAAGAGCACACCGGAAAAGCCGGTAGTCAGCTTCAGCGACATCTCGTCAGGAGAGGCCGACTCATGGCTCTGGTACTTCGGCGACAACACCTTCTCAGAGGAGCAGAATCCGGTTCACACATTTGAGACGCCGGGAGTTTATGACGTCAGCCTGAAGGTCGAAAACAGATATGGAAGCGACATCCATACAGAAAGAAATGTTGCAATAGCGAGGATGTCTGAGTACCCGGTAGAAAAAATAATTATCGTGCCTGGAAGTGCGGGTGCCATCAAAGGTGATGTAATCAGGTTTGTCGCAGCCGCAACAGACACAAAAGGCGTTACCAGAATTGTATATCCCAACTGGAGTGTTGGGGATGAAAGTGTCGCTTCCATTTCAAAAGAGGGTATGTTTACGGCAGAAAATCAGGGCAAAACAAAGGTTTTTGCAGAATTTTCAGGAATCCGTGCATCCGCCGAAGTGGTCATTGGCAATGAGCGCTATTCAAAGAAAGGCGTTTTGCCTGCGCTTTTTATACCAGAACTGCCGGACAAAGCTATGGAAGACACAAAGGAGCTTGCAAAAATATTCTATTCAGGATCAGAATGA
- a CDS encoding Vms1/Ankzf1 family peptidyl-tRNA hydrolase — translation MVFDRIFKKDLEEELERCRGEAESLSKDNEKLRSRLAKREEKAKSEPGMIQELKEALNRAENKIQVLEHTISEQKSNSEMSASSVCAETFYLPARKSLEVLSRLSSLKSGSENLLSFYLPAGRAVSSIEGLDGEAAGFIGGAGAQNGIAGFFDLSDVSLCRIFAVLPFSPESLSESLSLSFNTGPAEEIVGKKITVAFVLAHGGESFIGVSNETDLLYGQLVKSSVKEKHTKGGWSQKRFERLREEDIRHHAEKAGEAFMGMMDEYRGIVDLIVIGGDKALGDLIVGNPPVPKIYRQFETRPEKHAGEKIKKEIWSCRFYKLS, via the coding sequence TTGGTTTTTGACCGGATTTTTAAAAAAGATCTCGAAGAAGAGCTTGAAAGATGCAGGGGAGAGGCTGAGAGCCTTTCAAAGGATAATGAAAAACTCCGGTCAAGGCTTGCAAAACGTGAGGAGAAGGCAAAATCAGAGCCCGGCATGATTCAGGAATTAAAAGAGGCTCTCAATCGTGCAGAAAATAAAATTCAGGTTCTCGAACACACAATATCCGAACAGAAAAGCAATAGTGAGATGTCTGCATCCTCCGTTTGTGCCGAAACATTTTATCTCCCGGCAAGGAAGTCGCTTGAGGTTTTATCCCGTCTTTCATCCTTAAAATCCGGGAGTGAAAATCTCCTCTCCTTTTACCTCCCTGCCGGCAGGGCCGTATCATCCATAGAAGGCCTTGACGGTGAAGCGGCAGGTTTCATCGGCGGTGCTGGTGCACAGAATGGAATTGCCGGGTTTTTTGACCTTTCTGATGTTTCACTGTGCAGGATTTTTGCAGTCCTTCCTTTTTCCCCGGAATCTCTCTCAGAGTCCCTCTCCCTTTCATTCAATACCGGCCCTGCCGAAGAGATTGTCGGAAAAAAGATCACTGTCGCGTTTGTACTTGCACACGGAGGGGAGTCGTTTATAGGTGTTTCAAACGAGACGGATCTTTTATACGGACAGCTTGTAAAAAGCAGCGTCAAGGAGAAGCATACCAAGGGAGGCTGGTCTCAGAAGCGTTTTGAGAGGCTTCGTGAGGAAGATATCAGACATCATGCAGAAAAGGCAGGGGAAGCCTTCATGGGGATGATGGACGAGTACAGGGGTATTGTGGATTTGATTGTCATCGGAGGCGACAAGGCACTTGGTGATTTAATTGTTGGAAATCCGCCTGTTCCGAAGATCTACCGCCAGTTTGAGACCAGGCCTGAAAAGCATGCAGGCGAGAAGATAAAAAAAGAGATCTGGTCATGCCGCTTTTATAAACTCAGCTAA
- a CDS encoding ZPR1 zinc finger domain-containing protein produces the protein MRRVIVAPCPVCSTEIQYIYQTERIPYFSEVMLASAICECGFRSVDTLVLGDGEPVRYTLEINSAEDLNSRVIRSSQGTIEIPEFGVLIEPGPMCEAFISNVEGVIFRIIKVLDNILLSADEEQKKNTLALKERLLNACEGKEPFRLIIQDMDGNSGIVNKKAVKSEPIPYDIEDECDE, from the coding sequence TTGCGGCGTGTAATTGTCGCACCTTGTCCGGTTTGTTCCACTGAAATCCAATATATATACCAGACAGAAAGAATCCCCTATTTTTCCGAAGTTATGCTTGCAAGCGCAATTTGTGAATGCGGTTTTCGTTCTGTGGACACTCTGGTTCTGGGTGACGGGGAGCCTGTTAGATACACTCTTGAGATAAACAGTGCCGAGGATCTTAATTCAAGGGTTATCAGGAGCAGTCAGGGCACAATAGAGATCCCTGAGTTCGGTGTTTTAATCGAGCCCGGGCCAATGTGTGAGGCTTTCATCTCAAATGTTGAGGGAGTCATATTCAGGATAATCAAGGTGCTGGACAACATTCTTCTCTCAGCCGATGAAGAACAGAAAAAAAATACCCTTGCATTAAAGGAGAGACTTCTAAATGCGTGTGAGGGTAAAGAGCCCTTCAGACTCATTATTCAGGATATGGACGGAAACAGCGGGATTGTGAACAAAAAAGCTGTCAAATCCGAACCCATACCATATGATATTGAAGATGAATGTGACGAATAA
- the trxA gene encoding thioredoxin yields MTDNTFDDEIKKIREKKLEELSNMVQKSKNPGVTEITGINFNDFISKNSFVVIDLWAEWCGPCRRVAPVIEELSSEYAGRVAFGKCNTDENQSLAASFQITAIPTLLFFANGRMVHRLTGAYPKENIISAINRAFPL; encoded by the coding sequence ATGACCGACAACACATTCGATGATGAAATAAAAAAAATCAGGGAGAAAAAACTTGAGGAGCTTTCAAATATGGTTCAGAAAAGCAAAAATCCCGGCGTAACTGAAATTACCGGGATAAACTTCAATGATTTCATCTCCAAAAATTCTTTTGTCGTAATCGATCTGTGGGCCGAATGGTGCGGACCATGCCGACGTGTTGCACCCGTAATTGAGGAACTCTCATCCGAATATGCGGGAAGAGTGGCATTTGGCAAGTGCAATACTGATGAAAACCAGAGTCTTGCAGCATCATTCCAGATAACTGCAATACCGACACTACTCTTCTTCGCAAACGGCCGTATGGTCCACAGGCTCACGGGAGCTTACCCTAAAGAGAATATAATCTCTGCAATAAACAGGGCATTCCCCCTCTAA
- the purM gene encoding phosphoribosylformylglycinamidine cyclo-ligase produces the protein MTGFFKTGGHTYRDAGVDIDLEAEGVKTLVNMLTYRRKGDFSMCSDVGHFAGLIEFGDYVLALAVDGVGTKMLVADRMENWSTLGIDCIAMNVNDLYVMNMEPVAFVDYIATEGVEIDKMRQIGEGLNEGARLSNMNLIGGETATLKGIVNGLDLAGTCLGVQKKDRIINGEKIVPGDVIIGVPSSGIHSNGLTLARKLVESYASYDDMMPWGKTLGDELLTPTRIYSEVLEVTAQCEVHGMCHITGGGLRNLKRLGKFGFDITDPNKPQPVYEWMEEVGEVAEDEMYRTFNMGMGYVFVVPEIEADCLLEIVPDAQVVGKIKAEEGIWLRGKEII, from the coding sequence GTAAAAACCCTCGTCAACATGCTCACATACAGAAGGAAAGGCGACTTTTCAATGTGCAGTGATGTAGGACACTTTGCAGGACTCATAGAATTCGGAGACTATGTCCTTGCACTTGCAGTGGACGGTGTCGGCACAAAGATGCTTGTGGCAGACAGGATGGAAAACTGGTCCACCCTTGGAATCGACTGTATTGCAATGAATGTAAACGATCTCTACGTGATGAACATGGAGCCTGTCGCATTCGTTGACTACATCGCAACAGAAGGCGTTGAGATCGACAAAATGCGCCAGATCGGAGAGGGCTTAAACGAAGGTGCAAGGCTTTCCAACATGAACCTTATCGGCGGAGAGACAGCAACGCTAAAGGGCATTGTAAACGGTCTCGACCTTGCAGGCACATGCCTTGGTGTTCAGAAGAAGGACAGGATCATAAACGGCGAAAAAATTGTGCCAGGAGATGTCATTATAGGAGTTCCCTCAAGCGGCATCCACTCAAACGGACTCACACTTGCAAGAAAACTTGTGGAATCCTACGCATCATACGATGACATGATGCCATGGGGAAAGACTCTCGGCGATGAACTTTTAACACCTACAAGAATCTACAGTGAGGTTCTCGAAGTTACAGCACAGTGTGAGGTGCACGGAATGTGCCACATCACAGGCGGAGGACTCAGAAACCTCAAAAGACTCGGAAAGTTCGGATTCGATATAACAGACCCGAACAAGCCACAGCCCGTATATGAATGGATGGAGGAAGTCGGAGAGGTTGCCGAAGATGAGATGTACCGCACCTTCAACATGGGCATGGGCTATGTATTTGTAGTCCCCGAAATTGAGGCAGACTGCTTACTCGAGATCGTTCCTGATGCACAGGTGGTCGGTAAGATCAAAGCGGAAGAAGGCATCTGGCTCAGAGGAAAAGAGATTATCTGA